Proteins encoded in a region of the Phocoena phocoena chromosome X, mPhoPho1.1, whole genome shotgun sequence genome:
- the LOC136142982 gene encoding LOW QUALITY PROTEIN: protein FAM162A-like (The sequence of the model RefSeq protein was modified relative to this genomic sequence to represent the inferred CDS: substituted 1 base at 1 genomic stop codon), whose translation MGSLRGLRLAAGSYFRFCERDAFSSLRLTRNSDLKRINGFCNKPQESPKPPTHTYSHRVPLHKPTDWEKKILIWSGRFKKEDEIPETVSXVLNLGLFEMLDAAKNKVWVKISYVMIALTVAGCILMVIEGKKGAKRHESLTSLNLEKKARLREEAAVKAKTE comes from the exons ATGGGGAGCCTCCGTGGCCTGCGCCTGGCGgctg gaagttATTTTAGGTTCTGTGAAAGAGATGCTTTCTCATCTTTAAGGCTTACCAGAAACTCTGATTTGAAGAGAATAAATGGATTTTGCAACAAACCCCAGGAAAGTCCAAAGCCTCCAACCCACACTTACAGCCACAGAGTGCCATTGCATAAGCCTACGGATTGGGAGAAGAAGATCCTAATATGGTCAGGTCGCTTCAAAAAGGAAGATGAAATCCCAGAGACTGTCTCGTGAGTGCTGAATTTAGGGTTGTTTGAGATGCTCGATGCTGCAAAGAACAAGGTCTGGGTGAAGATCAGCTATGTAATGATCGCCTTGACAGTGGCAGGATGCATCTTGATGGTTATTGAGGGCAAGAAGGGTGCCAAAAGACACGAGTCTTTAACAAGCCTGAACCTAGAAAAGAAAGCTCGTCTGAGAGAAGAAGCTGCTGTGAAGGCCAAAACAGAGTAG